In Rutidosis leptorrhynchoides isolate AG116_Rl617_1_P2 chromosome 2, CSIRO_AGI_Rlap_v1, whole genome shotgun sequence, one genomic interval encodes:
- the LOC139893147 gene encoding G-type lectin S-receptor-like serine/threonine-protein kinase At4g27290 isoform X1: MELFCLIFLLFGTLCSMLTSSNAGDTIFPTQDFRDGDTIVSSNELFQLGFFSLGNSNNRYLGIRYKKVSNGTVVWVANRDTPLNNTSGILQISGNGVLQLISNDNTTIWSSSLASLKNATPVAQLLDNGNFVIRNGSRNNDEIFIWQSFDYPGDTYLPGMKFGKDLRTGFDRRWVSWKSVDDPSQGQYSAYMDTNGFPQIFEKRGSVLHTRFGPWNGLRFSGMPSLRSNPTAVNLFVFNETDIYYGYESNDMVISRMYLNPEGGVTRMNWVNSTQSWFPVLTTAPSDSCAGYGLCGAFGTCNTNNFPVCSCMEGFEPKHPEEWNVADWSSGCVHRVSLDCGNGYGYGNGNGNGNGNGNGNEDRFKSVSGVKLPDTRSSWYNVSMTLRECDIMCRTNCSCVAYANLDIRNGGSGCLLWFNELMDVRQYDETQIIYIRMAASEFKSLITSDSGSNKKGKIIIVGASTLGGLVLVGLTLAMYARSKKKRSYLKRQVKDLNQDFINDGRKEDVDLPFYSLSKIVKSTCNFSIDNKLGEGGFGPVYKGVLDYGQEIAVKRLSKTSKQGLDEFKNEIRCIAKLQHRNLVKLLGYCIQGDETMLIYEYMANKSLDLTIFDESRSSVLDWPQRFRIIHGIARGLLYLHQDSRLRVIHRDLKAANILLDDELNPKISDFGLARRFKGYETEANTNKVVGTYGYISPEYAVHGHFSIKSDVFSFGVLVLEIVSGMKNRGFSREEHSDNLLGHAWRLYKEDRSFELASPQLNDTGIESELLRSIHIGLLCVQHHAEDRPTMSGVVAMLDNENTLPSPKQPAFFTEMSVPVSSIPTHNSAANVTFTLLDGR, encoded by the exons atGGAATTGTTTTGTTTAAtctttttattatttggtactttATGTTCTATGTTAACAAGTTCAAATGCAGGTGATACTATATTCCCAACTCAAGACTTCAGAGATGGTGATACAATTGTTTCATCAAATGAACTGTTTCAACTTGGATTTTTCAGCTTGGGTAACTCAAATAATCGATATTTGGGAATACGCTATAAAAAGGTTTCAAACGGAACCGTTGTCTGGGTTGCAAACAGAGATACGCCGCTTAACAATACGTCAGGCATACTCCAAATCAGTGGCAACGGTGTCCTGCAGCTTATTAGTAACGATAATACAACAATCTGGTCCTCTTCGTTAGCGTCGTTAAAGAATGCAACTCCAGTGGCACAACTACTAGATAATGGAAACTTTGTTATAAGGAATGGAAGTAGGAACAATGATGAAATATTTATATGGCAGAGTTTTGATTACCCGGGAGACACGTATCTCCCAGGTATGAAATTCGGTAAGGATTTGCGTACGGGCTTCGACAGGCGTTGGGTGTCATGGAAAAGTGTTGACGATCCTTCTCAAGGTCAGTATTCAGCGTATATGGATACTAACGGGTTTCCACAAATTTTCGAGAAACGTGGTTCTGTTTTGCACACTAGGTTTGGACCATGGAATGGTCTTCGGTTTAGTGGCATGCCTAGTTTGAGATCGAACCCAACAGCAGTAAACCTGTTCGTTTTCAACGAGACGGATATATATTACGGATATGAATCAAATGATATGGTTATTTCGAGGATGTATTTGAACCCCGAAGGTGGTGTGACACGCATGAATTGGGTTAATTCGACTCAAAGTTGGTTTCCCGTTTTAACTACAGCGCCAAGTGATAGTTGTGCAGGATATGGTTTGTGTGGGGCATTTGGAACGTGTAACACTAACAACTTCCCTGTGTGTAGTTGTATGGAGGGGTTTGAACCGAAACACCCGGAAGAATGGAATGTAGCGGATTGGTCAAGTGGGTGTGTACACAGAGTCAGTTTGGATTGTgggaatggatatggatatgggaaCGGGAACGGGAATGGGAATGGGAATGGGAATGGGAATGAGGATAGGTTTAAAAGTGTTTCGGGTGTAAAACTCCCGGACACACGAAGTTCATGGTACAATGTAAGTATGACGTTAAGAGAATGTGATATCATGTGCAGAACGAATTGCTCTTGTGTGGCATATGCCAATTTAGATATCAGAAATGGTGGAAGTGGATGCTTGCTTTGGTTCAATGAGCTAATGGATGTTAGACAGTACGACGAAACTCAAATTATCTATATTAGAATGGCAGCCTCTGAGTTTAAAA GTCTAATAACTAGTGACTCGGGTTCAAACAAAAAGGGGAAAATTATCATAGTAGGTGCTTCAACTTTGGGTGGTTTGGTGCTGGTGGGTCTAACTCTTGCAATGTATGCAAGAAGCAAAAAGAAAAGATCTTATCTGAAAAGACAAG TGAAAGACCTCAATCAAGACTTTATCAATGACGGTAGGAAGGAAGATGTGGATTTACCTTTTTATAGCCTGTCTAAGATTGTTAAGTCTACATGTAACTTCTCAATCGACAATAAGCTTGGAGAAGGTGGATTTGGTCCCGTATATAAG GGCGTGTTGGACTATGGACAAGAAATAGCTGTCAAGCGATTATCAAAAACTTCAAAACAAGGGCTTGACGAGTTCAAGAACGAAATTCGGTGTATTGCCAAACTTCAGCATCGGAATCTTGTTAAGCTCCTAGGCTATTGTATTCAAGGAGATGAAACGATGTTGATATATGAGTACATGGCCAACAAAAGCTTGGATCTAACAATATTTG ATGAAAGTCGAAGCTCAGTGCTCGATTGGCCCCAACGCTTCCGTATCATCCATGGGATTGCTCGAGGGCTTCTTTATCTGCACCAGGATTCTCGACTTCGGGTTATTCACAGAGACTTGAAAGCTGCAAACATTTTGTTGGATGATGAATTGAACCCTAAAATCTCTGATTTTGGCCTTGCTAGAAGATTTAAAGGCTATGAGACTGAAGCCAATACAAACAAAGTGGTTGGAACTTA CGGTTACATTTCTCCAGAGTATGCAGTGCATGGCCATTTCTCGATAAAATCAGATGTGTTCAGCTTTGGAGTTTTAGTGCTAGAAATAGTTAGCGGAATGAAAAACCGAGGGTTCTCTCGTGAAGAACACAGTGATAATCTTCTAGGACAT GCATGGAGGCTTTATAAAGAGGATAGATCCTTTGAGCTTGCGAGTCCTCAATTGAATGATACGGGTATTGAGTCTGAATTACTTCGATCGATACATATTGGTTTGTTATGTGTACAACATCATGCAGAAGACAGGCCAACTATGTCAGGAGTGGTTGCAATGTTGGATAACGAGAACACACTTCCATCACCAAAACAACCTGCATTTTTTACTGAAATGAGTGTGCCTGTTTCATCAATACCAACACATAATTCGGCTGCTAATGTCACATTCACGCTCTTAGATGGTCGATAG
- the LOC139893147 gene encoding G-type lectin S-receptor-like serine/threonine-protein kinase At4g27290 isoform X2, with the protein MELFCLIFLLFGTLCSMLTSSNAGDTIFPTQDFRDGDTIVSSNELFQLGFFSLGNSNNRYLGIRYKKVSNGTVVWVANRDTPLNNTSGILQISGNGVLQLISNDNTTIWSSSLASLKNATPVAQLLDNGNFVIRNGSRNNDEIFIWQSFDYPGDTYLPGMKFGKDLRTGFDRRWVSWKSVDDPSQGQYSAYMDTNGFPQIFEKRGSVLHTRFGPWNGLRFSGMPSLRSNPTAVNLFVFNETDIYYGYESNDMVISRMYLNPEGGVTRMNWVNSTQSWFPVLTTAPSDSCAGYGLCGAFGTCNTNNFPVCSCMEGFEPKHPEEWNVADWSSGCVHRVSLDCGNGYGYGNGNGNGNGNGNGNEDRFKSVSGVKLPDTRSSWYNVSMTLRECDIMCRTNCSCVAYANLDIRNGGSGCLLWFNELMDVRQYDETQIIYIRMAASEFKMKDLNQDFINDGRKEDVDLPFYSLSKIVKSTCNFSIDNKLGEGGFGPVYKGVLDYGQEIAVKRLSKTSKQGLDEFKNEIRCIAKLQHRNLVKLLGYCIQGDETMLIYEYMANKSLDLTIFDESRSSVLDWPQRFRIIHGIARGLLYLHQDSRLRVIHRDLKAANILLDDELNPKISDFGLARRFKGYETEANTNKVVGTYGYISPEYAVHGHFSIKSDVFSFGVLVLEIVSGMKNRGFSREEHSDNLLGHAWRLYKEDRSFELASPQLNDTGIESELLRSIHIGLLCVQHHAEDRPTMSGVVAMLDNENTLPSPKQPAFFTEMSVPVSSIPTHNSAANVTFTLLDGR; encoded by the exons atGGAATTGTTTTGTTTAAtctttttattatttggtactttATGTTCTATGTTAACAAGTTCAAATGCAGGTGATACTATATTCCCAACTCAAGACTTCAGAGATGGTGATACAATTGTTTCATCAAATGAACTGTTTCAACTTGGATTTTTCAGCTTGGGTAACTCAAATAATCGATATTTGGGAATACGCTATAAAAAGGTTTCAAACGGAACCGTTGTCTGGGTTGCAAACAGAGATACGCCGCTTAACAATACGTCAGGCATACTCCAAATCAGTGGCAACGGTGTCCTGCAGCTTATTAGTAACGATAATACAACAATCTGGTCCTCTTCGTTAGCGTCGTTAAAGAATGCAACTCCAGTGGCACAACTACTAGATAATGGAAACTTTGTTATAAGGAATGGAAGTAGGAACAATGATGAAATATTTATATGGCAGAGTTTTGATTACCCGGGAGACACGTATCTCCCAGGTATGAAATTCGGTAAGGATTTGCGTACGGGCTTCGACAGGCGTTGGGTGTCATGGAAAAGTGTTGACGATCCTTCTCAAGGTCAGTATTCAGCGTATATGGATACTAACGGGTTTCCACAAATTTTCGAGAAACGTGGTTCTGTTTTGCACACTAGGTTTGGACCATGGAATGGTCTTCGGTTTAGTGGCATGCCTAGTTTGAGATCGAACCCAACAGCAGTAAACCTGTTCGTTTTCAACGAGACGGATATATATTACGGATATGAATCAAATGATATGGTTATTTCGAGGATGTATTTGAACCCCGAAGGTGGTGTGACACGCATGAATTGGGTTAATTCGACTCAAAGTTGGTTTCCCGTTTTAACTACAGCGCCAAGTGATAGTTGTGCAGGATATGGTTTGTGTGGGGCATTTGGAACGTGTAACACTAACAACTTCCCTGTGTGTAGTTGTATGGAGGGGTTTGAACCGAAACACCCGGAAGAATGGAATGTAGCGGATTGGTCAAGTGGGTGTGTACACAGAGTCAGTTTGGATTGTgggaatggatatggatatgggaaCGGGAACGGGAATGGGAATGGGAATGGGAATGGGAATGAGGATAGGTTTAAAAGTGTTTCGGGTGTAAAACTCCCGGACACACGAAGTTCATGGTACAATGTAAGTATGACGTTAAGAGAATGTGATATCATGTGCAGAACGAATTGCTCTTGTGTGGCATATGCCAATTTAGATATCAGAAATGGTGGAAGTGGATGCTTGCTTTGGTTCAATGAGCTAATGGATGTTAGACAGTACGACGAAACTCAAATTATCTATATTAGAATGGCAGCCTCTGAGTTTAAAA TGAAAGACCTCAATCAAGACTTTATCAATGACGGTAGGAAGGAAGATGTGGATTTACCTTTTTATAGCCTGTCTAAGATTGTTAAGTCTACATGTAACTTCTCAATCGACAATAAGCTTGGAGAAGGTGGATTTGGTCCCGTATATAAG GGCGTGTTGGACTATGGACAAGAAATAGCTGTCAAGCGATTATCAAAAACTTCAAAACAAGGGCTTGACGAGTTCAAGAACGAAATTCGGTGTATTGCCAAACTTCAGCATCGGAATCTTGTTAAGCTCCTAGGCTATTGTATTCAAGGAGATGAAACGATGTTGATATATGAGTACATGGCCAACAAAAGCTTGGATCTAACAATATTTG ATGAAAGTCGAAGCTCAGTGCTCGATTGGCCCCAACGCTTCCGTATCATCCATGGGATTGCTCGAGGGCTTCTTTATCTGCACCAGGATTCTCGACTTCGGGTTATTCACAGAGACTTGAAAGCTGCAAACATTTTGTTGGATGATGAATTGAACCCTAAAATCTCTGATTTTGGCCTTGCTAGAAGATTTAAAGGCTATGAGACTGAAGCCAATACAAACAAAGTGGTTGGAACTTA CGGTTACATTTCTCCAGAGTATGCAGTGCATGGCCATTTCTCGATAAAATCAGATGTGTTCAGCTTTGGAGTTTTAGTGCTAGAAATAGTTAGCGGAATGAAAAACCGAGGGTTCTCTCGTGAAGAACACAGTGATAATCTTCTAGGACAT GCATGGAGGCTTTATAAAGAGGATAGATCCTTTGAGCTTGCGAGTCCTCAATTGAATGATACGGGTATTGAGTCTGAATTACTTCGATCGATACATATTGGTTTGTTATGTGTACAACATCATGCAGAAGACAGGCCAACTATGTCAGGAGTGGTTGCAATGTTGGATAACGAGAACACACTTCCATCACCAAAACAACCTGCATTTTTTACTGAAATGAGTGTGCCTGTTTCATCAATACCAACACATAATTCGGCTGCTAATGTCACATTCACGCTCTTAGATGGTCGATAG